The Granulicella sibirica genome has a segment encoding these proteins:
- a CDS encoding DUF262 domain-containing protein, with protein MQITFDRKTVNTCLQQKFVLPTYQRDYKHLEDLLNDVQEAFLSARKPGDGRRDVLGYEPYFLGTIITTPVEKGGKAIVDGQQRITTLSMLLCWAQRFSRKAPDSGISSLEQPIRRRVAGESEFNLDMDAPRKKLFELLIDGPLDIDDLAADVDSIPNKDSGTLQLWELFQKIDVLMANEIIDTALLPQFFDYLTECVYLFEIGVPREQDGHKVFVTMNDRGLKLSPIDLLKGFLLSSIHNDGDNRKAHEIWTKSMKNLRIWAVTKTLTSSRHGFDLNMPKPSAARRAALLRETLR; from the coding sequence ATGCAAATTACGTTCGACCGAAAAACGGTAAATACTTGCCTACAGCAAAAGTTTGTCCTCCCGACATACCAGAGGGATTACAAGCACCTCGAGGATCTCCTAAACGATGTCCAAGAAGCATTCCTCTCGGCGCGAAAGCCGGGCGACGGAAGACGGGACGTTCTAGGGTACGAACCTTATTTTCTCGGCACGATAATTACGACTCCAGTCGAAAAGGGTGGCAAGGCCATCGTAGATGGTCAGCAGCGGATAACGACGTTAAGCATGCTCCTGTGCTGGGCTCAACGCTTCTCGCGCAAGGCACCCGATTCCGGCATCTCATCGCTAGAACAACCGATCAGGAGGCGGGTCGCAGGTGAAAGTGAGTTCAATTTAGATATGGATGCACCTCGGAAAAAGCTCTTCGAGTTGCTCATCGACGGTCCGCTTGACATCGACGATTTAGCAGCCGACGTGGATTCAATTCCGAACAAAGATTCTGGAACGCTGCAACTCTGGGAGCTCTTTCAAAAAATTGATGTCCTAATGGCGAACGAAATCATCGACACTGCATTACTACCGCAATTCTTTGACTATCTAACCGAATGCGTCTACCTCTTTGAAATCGGTGTCCCGCGAGAGCAGGACGGTCATAAGGTTTTCGTGACCATGAATGATCGGGGCCTGAAGCTCAGCCCGATAGATCTGCTGAAGGGGTTTTTGCTATCTAGCATCCATAACGACGGAGACAACCGTAAGGCTCATGAGATCTGGACCAAGTCCATGAAAAACTTAAGGATTTGGGCAGTGACGAAGACTCTAACTTCTTCAAGACATGGATTCGATCTAAATATGCCAAAACCATCCGCGGCAAGAAGAGCGGCGCTTCTCCGGGAGACTTTGAGGTAG
- a CDS encoding AMP-dependent synthetase/ligase, with the protein MFDLKTVNDVFAKVSSRGEKVAMLWQDLSVKDGGEAWKPITSAEVYGRVRALADVLRGWGVGKGDRVVLLSENRWEWIVTDFATLAIGAVDVPLYATLTPEQIGYMLRDSEAKVIFVSSKEQYEKIAAAGELPALAHVVVMDDGEFAGAEKFSDLMKDAGAKQGVDAAFDTLARSAAGEDLATLIYTSGTTGEPKGVMLTHWNLASNVNVSTHPMGFTDRDSCISFLPLSHVTARHTDYAFMCSGVRIAYLTKFDLLPSAMKVVHPTIFLGVPRVYEKIRQGVEGKSAHSPVKKGILKWALGVGKTHREETLKGKAASGLMWGTAHKLVYSKIREAFGGCVHTWISGGAPLGMDTAGWFADAGIRIMEGYGLTETSPVIAVNYPSAHSIGTVGQPLKNVECRFASDGELEVRGPSVFKGYWKKEKETAEAFSEDGWFKTGDIGKIDEGGFLSITDRKKELLKTSGGKLIAPQPIENKLKANTVISNAALVGDKHKFACVLISPNFAALEGWAKGQGVTTTDRAALVKDPKVVAMYQGIVDQVNATVAHFETMKRMAVVGDEWSVEAGELTPSMKMKRRVIEKKYEREIGEFYRDEGSAKAE; encoded by the coding sequence ATGTTTGATCTGAAGACGGTGAATGATGTTTTTGCCAAGGTGAGCTCGCGTGGGGAGAAGGTTGCGATGCTCTGGCAGGACCTTTCGGTGAAGGATGGGGGCGAGGCGTGGAAGCCGATTACGTCCGCCGAGGTGTATGGACGGGTGAGGGCGCTGGCGGATGTGCTGCGGGGATGGGGCGTCGGTAAGGGCGACCGGGTGGTCCTGCTGAGCGAGAACCGGTGGGAGTGGATCGTAACGGATTTTGCTACGCTTGCGATCGGGGCGGTGGACGTTCCGCTGTATGCGACGCTGACTCCGGAGCAGATTGGGTATATGCTGCGGGACTCCGAGGCGAAGGTGATCTTCGTTTCGTCGAAGGAGCAGTACGAGAAGATCGCGGCGGCGGGGGAGTTGCCTGCGTTGGCCCATGTCGTGGTGATGGACGATGGGGAATTTGCAGGGGCCGAGAAGTTCTCCGACTTGATGAAAGATGCGGGAGCCAAGCAGGGGGTGGATGCTGCTTTCGACACGCTGGCCAGGAGTGCCGCGGGTGAGGATCTGGCTACGCTGATTTATACGTCGGGGACTACCGGTGAGCCGAAGGGCGTGATGCTGACGCACTGGAACCTGGCTAGCAATGTGAATGTGTCGACGCATCCGATGGGATTTACGGACAGGGACAGTTGTATCTCGTTTCTGCCGCTGAGCCATGTGACGGCTCGGCATACGGACTATGCGTTTATGTGCAGTGGGGTAAGGATCGCCTATCTGACGAAGTTCGATCTGCTGCCGTCGGCTATGAAGGTGGTGCATCCTACTATCTTTCTTGGCGTGCCGCGGGTGTACGAGAAGATCCGGCAGGGGGTTGAGGGCAAGTCGGCGCACTCGCCGGTGAAGAAAGGGATTCTGAAGTGGGCGCTTGGGGTGGGGAAGACGCACAGGGAGGAGACGCTGAAGGGGAAGGCGGCTTCGGGGTTGATGTGGGGGACGGCGCATAAGCTGGTGTACTCGAAGATTCGCGAGGCGTTTGGCGGGTGCGTGCATACGTGGATCTCGGGTGGGGCTCCGCTGGGGATGGATACGGCGGGATGGTTCGCGGATGCGGGGATCCGGATTATGGAGGGGTATGGGTTGACGGAGACGTCGCCGGTGATTGCTGTCAACTATCCGTCGGCGCATAGCATCGGGACGGTTGGGCAGCCTTTGAAGAATGTGGAATGCCGGTTTGCTTCGGATGGGGAACTAGAGGTTCGTGGGCCTTCGGTGTTCAAGGGGTATTGGAAGAAGGAGAAGGAGACCGCCGAGGCTTTCTCCGAGGATGGTTGGTTCAAGACGGGGGATATCGGGAAGATCGATGAGGGTGGATTTCTCTCGATTACGGACCGGAAGAAGGAGTTACTGAAGACGAGTGGAGGGAAGCTGATTGCGCCGCAGCCGATCGAGAATAAGTTGAAGGCTAATACCGTAATTAGTAATGCCGCGCTTGTCGGGGACAAGCATAAGTTTGCCTGTGTGCTGATCTCGCCTAATTTTGCTGCTCTGGAAGGGTGGGCTAAGGGGCAGGGAGTTACTACTACTGATCGGGCGGCTTTGGTGAAGGATCCTAAGGTGGTGGCGATGTATCAGGGGATCGTGGACCAGGTGAATGCGACGGTGGCGCACTTCGAGACGATGAAGCGGATGGCGGTGGTGGGGGATGAGTGGTCGGTGGAGGCGGGGGAGTTGACGCCGAGTATGAAGATGAAGAGACGGGTGATTGAGAAGAAGTATGAGCGGGAGATTGGGGAGTTTTATCGGGATGAGGGCAGTGCGAAGGCGGAGTAG
- a CDS encoding alpha/beta hydrolase fold domain-containing protein: MRVREVMPSGVKHTDRALICLHGGGFNADSGSYSESIPVVGLTGVRVVSVLYRMAPEL; encoded by the coding sequence GTGCGGGTGCGCGAGGTGATGCCGTCGGGGGTGAAGCATACGGACCGGGCGCTGATCTGCCTGCATGGGGGTGGGTTCAATGCGGATTCGGGGTCTTATTCGGAGTCGATTCCGGTGGTGGGGCTGACGGGGGTAAGGGTGGTGAGCGTGCTATACCGGATGGCTCCGGAGCTTTGA
- a CDS encoding GmrSD restriction endonuclease domain-containing protein — MDRKEEVPLSNSDDFSNLITESLPYYVDLYVQIKLAERTATDDLPHVYYNGARGLTLQAMVILSSVRKDDTQTVAAKKIRAISFYLDYLATVRILNGKENTYDNIRDIIFDIAKQVRDLPLADLKSKLHQLIVAEKDQLDSIKLATYDKLKRQDLLHLLSRLTDELEDCMELGTSVGFAAYIDRTKNDKTFDVEHLLPNAFEKVNEELKAASQSPFASKSEFEIVRNSIGGLILLPRGRNRSMKDMDYTVKLARYSNENILAQTLTPSFYLNQPNWTKFSQTSGIFSDHIPIANAAAIALRSEFYFALAKQIWSVDQLDECFN; from the coding sequence ATGGATCGCAAAGAGGAAGTACCCCTCTCCAACAGTGACGATTTTTCAAATTTAATTACGGAATCATTGCCCTACTACGTAGACTTATACGTTCAGATAAAGCTTGCGGAGCGCACCGCAACCGACGACCTGCCACACGTTTATTACAACGGAGCGCGGGGTCTAACGCTTCAAGCCATGGTGATACTGAGTTCTGTCAGAAAAGACGATACTCAAACGGTTGCAGCGAAGAAAATTAGAGCGATTAGCTTCTACTTGGATTATCTCGCTACCGTTCGCATACTGAACGGCAAAGAGAACACATATGACAACATTCGCGACATCATTTTCGACATTGCCAAGCAAGTACGGGACCTGCCGCTAGCCGATCTGAAATCTAAACTCCATCAGCTTATCGTCGCCGAAAAAGACCAGTTAGACTCAATCAAGCTTGCTACTTATGACAAATTAAAGCGCCAAGATCTACTTCATCTCCTGTCGCGCCTGACCGATGAACTTGAAGACTGTATGGAATTAGGAACATCAGTCGGCTTTGCCGCATACATTGACAGAACGAAGAATGACAAAACGTTTGACGTGGAGCATCTCTTGCCGAACGCTTTTGAGAAGGTCAATGAAGAGCTCAAAGCCGCGAGCCAATCGCCCTTTGCATCCAAATCAGAATTTGAGATTGTTCGAAATTCGATAGGCGGCCTCATCCTGCTTCCACGCGGAAGAAATCGTTCTATGAAGGACATGGATTACACGGTCAAGCTGGCCCGGTATTCTAATGAGAATATTCTCGCTCAGACTCTCACTCCGTCTTTCTATCTGAACCAGCCCAACTGGACAAAGTTTTCGCAGACGAGCGGAATATTCTCTGACCATATCCCGATTGCGAACGCGGCGGCAATCGCACTCCGGAGCGAGTTCTACTTTGCTCTTGCTAAGCAAATTTGGAGTGTTGACCAGCTGGATGAATGCTTCAACTAA